Part of the Candidatus Brocadia sinica JPN1 genome, TCAACCTCATGACTACATGCCCGATTTTATCATTCGCTTGAAATGTGAACCCCCTATTCAGCTTATCCTCGAAACAAAAGGATTCGACGAACTCGCAGAAATAAAGTCACAGGCTGCAAAAAGGTGGGTGGATGCAGTTAATGCTGAAGGTAGCTATGGAATATGGAAGTATGCCGTTGCCAGAAAACCGGAAGAAGTTTCAAAGAGGATTGAAGAAGCGGCGGTGTAACCTTTCACCGGCAAACAAAAGATGGACATGAAAAAGATCGGGAACCTGACGCTAAAAAAGATATAGAAACTCGTAAGGATAATTTTCATCAACACTTGATCGCGATAAATGCTTTAGAAACCGTGTTGCTTTTACGGCAAAAAAACAGAAAGGCGTATTGAGCGGATAATTACCAAGGTGTGGAGAGAAGATGAAAAACTATGAAGCTTAGGTTATTTCCATCGATAGTGATTTTTCTTAGTTCTTACTCACCCTTAGCATTAATATTAATAGTTAAAGATTTCGATTTGAATTCATACCCTTTTAAGCATCCTTATTTTGCTTTTGGGGTTTTAATTATTGCTATTTTAAGTGTAGTTGCTTTATTTTTTGTCATCAAAAATATCAAAAGTGGTTTTCACATAAAAATAGAAAAAATCAGTAATTGTTCAAACGAATTAATAAACTACACAATTCCATATATAGTATCCTTTTTAGGACTCGATTTAAGCAGATTGCATGATATAGCGGCCTTTTCCATTTTTATGATTTTACTTTGTCTTCTCACTATTAAAACACAAAGCCTGTTTATTAACCCCATATTGGCGGTTTGGGGGTATGGGTTATATGATATCCAATTTACAGAAAATAATGTTTTAAAAAATGGCATATTCTTATCAAAACATGACTTGAGTATTGGCAAGTCTTATAGAATACAAAAATTATCAAAATTTATGTACATCATTACTGGAATAATAGAGGAGGGGCAAAATGAGTAGCACTCCGAAGGGAAAGCTTAAAAAAATGAAGTCTTTGGATTTGGATAACGCCAGTGTATTCTTATGGATAATAAAAAGGAAATTAAAAGATAAAAAAGCTGATTATAGTGTTTTGAATGCTGAAATTGAAAATAAACTGTCTGAAAAACTTAAAAAGATAGTAAAGGAAAAATTTGGTAGTTGTAATCAACTAAGAGATTATTCCCACCTTACTGAAGATCAAGACGATGATGTGTTAACGTTAAATTATAAAGAAACTGATTTTCCACAGATTTTTTTAAAAATACAAAAGGGAAGCGATAATCCCAAAGTAGAAAAAACAGAAGATTTATTTGGCACATGGGCTTATGTTATTGAGATAAAACATGATTTTCAGCTTTTAACTTTTACGAAAGTACCAGAAACCTGGGATTTAAAGAAAAAGAAAGGCTTGATGAATTTAATTTTTATAGAGAATAAATTCAAGGATTTAGAAGACAACTCGATTTTTAGAATTCAGAGAAAGATAGACTTCTTCTGTTTTGAGGATATCATTTTTGTTTTGGACAAGAAAAAATTTGAAACGGGTTTAAATTTTAGAGAAGGAATGAAGGCAAATAGAGACGAAGTATTAAAGGATTTCGAAGCATTTGGAATAATTGATGATATAGAAAAACTAAGAGAACGAGTTGGCGAAAACATGAAATACTTACGCAAAATATCGATGATAAAAAATAACGGCTATTATAAAAATGAAGACTTCATAACAAGATTAATTCAAGTAAATATGAAAGAAAAGTGGGGATTAAAAATAGAAGCTAACAAAATTATTATAACCGAGGATAATTTCAATGATGTCTTAACAATACTTAATAATGATAGATTGAAATCCCCAATTACAGAGGAGACTTTTGATGTGCATGTAAAAAGATCTTTAGGAAGGGGCTAGGTGATAATTGCGCTAACAATAAAAGGAGAGAATAAAATGAAAGCTAATTTTGAAGAGTTAAACGAAGTGACAAGAAAATTTATGCTAGAAGAATTTGAATTAGAACAGAGATCAGGAATTCCTTATATTAGTCCACGTTTATCAGATACGGGTAGAATAATATTTCCAGAATTGATGAGAAAATCAATCACATCAGGAGATCCCGAGTCTCTCGAAATATCTTTAAAACATCAAGAATATTGGAATGAAAAGGAGGAATATACGCGCAATGGTATAACAAGAGAACGAAAAATAAATCTCAATCAAGTAGCAGAGCAGTTAGCATTTTCTGAATTCAATACTTGGTATGTTCGGGGATTAGTAAAAAGACTCATCGGAGAAGGGATAGAAAAGTGCCAGATATATAGGGTAAAAGACGCAAAATGGGAGCCAAGCGAATGTAGTAAACATGAAGGACAGATTGTTGATACAAAAGTTATATATAAAGGCCATAGAGCTAAATATTGGCCCGTAATTAATGAATCTGTTTTTTCTATTCCAGCGCAGGCGGGATGTCATCATTCAATAAGAAGAGTAAGATAAATGCAATTATTTAAGATCAATTTTGACAAACATCAAGATTTTGAACTTAGGAATATCAAGCCTTTAATGGGTATATGTGGTCTTTATTTTATCTTCTTGAAGGAGACCGAAATACCATATCCTTTTGGGAAGTCGAGGTTGATATATATCGGCATGAGTGAAAAGAAGACTAACAGTATAGGCAAGAGGCTTGCAGATCACTTCGAGGGTACATCTGGCAATGAAGGAATTGTTAATTACAAGAATACGGAAGGGCTTTATTTTACCTATCTGAACTTTGAAATGCTGAAGCAGATATGGAAACACCGGATAGAAGATTTGGAAAGTTATTTTATTCTTGATTTTGTAGATAAATACGGCGTTTACCCAATCTGCAACAATAAGAGTAGTTTTGAGATTAAAAAACACGATGTGCCAATAGTTTTAGAGATAAACTGGAAGTACTTTGAAAAAGAGGGCATAGAACATGGCTGAACAAATCAAGAGTGGACAGGAAATACTTGATGAATTCTTCTCACAAATAGGGAACATTGAGGGGGTGGATCAGGATGTTGCCCAAACTGTTTTGAGGTTATATCAAGAAGGCAAGCTGACAAATACAAATCTATCAAATGATTTGAGCACAATAAGGGAAAAGGAAGAGCATGAAACTTAAAAGCCTTGAAATAAGCGGATTTAGAGGAATCAGAAAAGATATTAGTATCGATCTTGATTCATCCAGGTCAATCCTTATTTACGGGGATAATGGCAGCGGAAAGAGTTCTATTGCCGATGCCTTTGAATGGTTCTATTACGACAAGATAGAGCATCTTTCATCAGAAGAAATAGGAACTAAGGGTGTTTCCGCTTTAAGAAATATTTTCCTATCAGATAGCAATGATGCTTACGTTGAATTGAACTACTCTGATTCAAAATGTGATTCCAGAAAGAGATTATTTTATAAGAAATCAAAATTAACCAGTGAGTATTCAAACGCTTCACAAAATTTTAATGATTATCTAACCACGTCTTTAAAAGAAAATCTTATTCTCAGATACAAGGATTTATTGAGGTTTATTTTATCTACCAAGGCGGAGAAGCTTGAGGAAATTTCACAAATAATAGGTTTTTCAGAGGTTTCAAAGATAAAAGGTATTCTAAAAAAGGCTGTCAATGATCTAAAGAAAGAACTCAAGCTGAAAAATTTTGACTATCATATAAATACCAAGCAAGCCCATATAATAGAGCAAATCGGTCAAAATATTACGGATGATGAACAATATCTGGGTGCTATAAGAGAATTAGTCATACATCTGAATCTCCCTATTGAAGTTAAGGACAATTCAAGCATAGATACTATTTTAGGGCTTCTCAAGAAACCAGAGGATAAAGAAGCGGTTACACTGCAAATATCCTATGAAAAAGTTATTGAGAATTTAAGTAGCTTTAAGGTTTCTTTCAACAGTATATGCACATCTTATAAAGCATTCTATGAAAAGTGTCAGCAGATTGCACAAAATCAAGAAACGTTCAAAAAAATAAGTCTTGAACCATTATTGTCACAGGGACTTTCGATTCTTGAGAAGAGGTTATATGAAGATGATAAATGCCCACTTTGCTTGCAGGATAAAAGCAGAGATGAATTAATTGATGAGTTAAGAAAGAGGATTGAGGAATTATCCATTTTTAAAAAGGAAAAAGACGCTGCAGAAGAGGAAAAAAATTTAACACAACGGCTTATTCAGGGTGGCTTAACGGAGATAGAAAATGTCTTAAAAGAGAAAAGTTTACTTTTAGAGGAAAATTCTGCCTTAAGAAGAGAAATTGAACAGATAAAAGAAACAATTTCAACAGCTTTAGAAAAAATCAGAAAGGCATCTCTTTCAGAAGTTGAACTAATCAATAAGCTAGAGGATTTTATCAGTTTAGATATAACCGCTCTTCAAAACTCAATTTCCGCTCTTACCTCAAAAAAAGAAAAAATAATTACGGGAAAAAAAGATGACATCATATTTACGGTTTATAGCAAGATTATATCTGTCGGGCAGTCGTACAGTGAGATTAAATCTTATCAAAAGGCTTTAAAAATTCTTACACAACAGCAACAATCTATGGAGCTTATTTATAATGAATTTGTAAAAAGGCAAAGAGAAGGGCTTTGCTCGTTTTTAGAATCTATATCTAAGGATATCAACGATCTCTATTTATTTATGAACGTCTCTGAAAATGTAAGCGAAATCGAGCTTATCCCGATTGACGAGAATGAAGAGTTTGTAGGAATAACCCTGCAATTTAAATTTCACGGCAAACCGGAATCGCCACCCCATAAGTATCTCAGTGAATCACATTTGAATTGTCTTGGGATATGCTTGTTCTTAGCGTCTGTAAAAGCCTTTAACAAGCTCAACAAGTTTATTGTCCTCGATGACGTAATATCCAGCTTTGATACAAATCATCGTGCTCGCTTTGCAAGACTTCTGGTAGAAAAATTCAATGATTACCAGATATTCCTTTTTACTCATGAAAAAGACTGGTTTGAGATTGTCTCGAATATGGTTAAAGGGAAAAATTGGCTGATTAAAAAACTGAAATGGGATCATGAAGATGGAGTATATATAGAAGTACCACTATCTGCTCTTATAGAAGAAATTGAAAGCAAGATAAAAAAACCAGACGTTAGCGGCTTGGGTAATCTGATTCGCAAATATCTTGAACGGCTTTTGAAGGAGATTTGTTTTAATCTTGAGGTAAAGGTGAGATTTCTTTTTAACGAACATAATGAAAACAGAATGGCCAATGAATTGCTGTCAGAATTAAAAAGCAAACTGAAAGATAGGAAATGTGAATTAAAAGATCAGACTGTCTTTGGAAGGCTTAATGCCTCAATGTTTCTCGGCAACAGGACCTCCCATGATAGTACATTTACTGAAAGCATTGATGACATGAAAATGTTTTACGGTGACGTTTTGGAGTTGGAAGGGCTTTTCAGATGTGATCAGTGTAACAATCTTATTTCCAAAAAGCATTATGACGCTGTTGAAAATACAGTAAAGTGTTCTTGTGGCAAAATTAAATATAGTTGGAAAAAATAATGGGACAAAACATTTAAAAATAAATAAGTCCAGCGACTCTTTTAAAAAAATTCGTTGCCAAACTTGACAAAGAGATGGAGGCATTTGAAAGTGTAAAGCTTTTACGGCAAAAGGTAGAAATGTGCATTGGACGCATCATTGCTGAAGTGTGGAGAGAAAATAAATAAAATGATACATGGGTAATAATACAAACCAAGAAACAAATTAATAACGGAGGTCAATATATGAAGGCGGTAAAGAAATTCATTGAAGTAAAAAAAGACAAGAGTGTAACAGTCAAATATCTTCCTTTTAAACCGGGAAGTAAGGTTGAAGTAATAGTGATCCAGACCGAAAGCAAAGAAGATGTTTTTGATTATATGAATACTATCGTAAAAAAGAAGAAAATAAGTCCCAAGAGTTTAAAAGAAGTTGAAAGAATTGTGCATGAGGCTAGAGGGCTGAAGTGATACAGAATTTGGTATTAGATACCAATATCCTTATTTCAGGGTATTTATGGGATGGAAAACCCCGCCAGGCAATAAGGCTTGTCAAATCGACTGATTTCAGGCTTTTACACTGCAAAGATTCTATAACTGAACTGGTTAGAGTTTTATCGGCAAAATTTCAACTTAGCGCACCAGAAATACATGCAGTTGTTTTAGACATAAAAGGCATGGGAAAAAGCATTCGTGTATTCTCAAAAGAATGTCCTATAAAAGAAGACCTTACAGATAATGTATTCATAAATCTTGCAATTGACGGTAATGCAAAAATTATTGTTAGTGGGGATTCGCATCTTTTAAATCTTAAAGAATACAAAAAAATCAAAATTATTACAGTTTCTGAATTTTTAAGCCGCTATTCATAAAAATCGTTGCCAAACTTAATAAAGAAATGGAGTCGTTTGAAGGTGTAAGACTTTTACGTCAAGAGGCAGAAAACCGCATCGAGAATATTATTGCTGATATTTGGGGAAAAGAAATTTATCAGTAAAGGTGATAAAAAGGCCTTTTGGAGATTAAGACAATGATTATAATGATAAAGCTATTTGTTACAGATGATTGTAAACACCTTCATTTGTGTGTTGTTCAATGCTATAAAAAAGTTTAATGTCGCTAGTAAATACGCTTTTTATTGAATTCGTTTCTCTTGATATTAAGAATTTTTTTAATAATAGAGAATAGATACTAAATAAAATTCCAATTTATCTTGAAACTGTGTTTTAATAATTAGATGGCGATTGTATAAAATACTTCACTTTCAATATGGAAGGAAAATCATTATGCCTCTAGCACAAAAAACAAAAAAACATCCCTACATTGTTTCTCTGAAAACCCATTGTGGTGGAAGTCCTGTTATTGCGGGTACTAAGTTTCCTGTGCGGTCTGTTGTATTTTATATTCTCAGACAGGGTATGACACCAGAAGAGCTTGTAAAGGAGTTTTCGCATCTTACCCTTTCACAAGTCTATGACGCACTTTCCTATTATTGTGAAAATAAAGAAAAAATAGATAAAGAATTAGCCATTAAAGAATCTGATTTAAGGCAAAAATAGCATATGTCTGACGTATCGTTATACCTTGATGAGGACGTTAGAGTACTTTTAGCAGAAGTGTTACGCAATAGAGGTTATAATGCCTCGCATGTTCTTGAAGTTGGAAGAACTGGCAAAAGTGATCCGAATATTAATTTTCAAAGATATTCAGACCATCCTTGAAAAGGCCCGTTCAAAGTCTTTCAAGGCTGTTAATACGGCAAGGCTCTTCTTGAAGGGCTTTCCGAAAAACTCAGCTGAGAGTACGGGGAAGGCTTCAATATAACCAATCTCAAATATATGCGTCAATTTTATCTTGCCTTTCCAATTCGTCACACACCGCGTGGCGAATTGACCTGGACGCATTACAGACTGTTATTAAAGTTAGAAAAAGCAGAAGCACGAGAGTTTTATGTAAACGAGCCAATCGGAATACTTCTCTGTGCCCGAAAGAATGATACCGTAGTGAAATTCACGCTTCCTGAAGGGCAGAAACAGATATTTGTCTCTAAATACGTCCCCTACCTGCCCACCGAAGATGAGCTAAAGGCCGAGTTGCTCCGCGAGAAGGAGATTGTTGAGATGGAATTCAAGCTGAAAAAGGATATTTCATAAAAAATAGAAGGCGTGCGCTTCCTGTGGCAAGAAGCGAAAAGGTGGATTGAGAGGATTATTGCAGAGGTGTCGGGAGAGGAAAATATCACATGAAACTTTTCTCAATAGAAGGCATCATTGAACTTCTCCAGCAGCTTAATGAAAAGCAGGCGGATGAGCTTGAGGGCCAGCATCATGATTTTAAAGAGTGGAAAGGTCATGGCAGGAGCGCAAAATGGTACAAAGTTTAACAAGATGAATTGCGTCATATTTGCGCCTGGTGCAAATATATTGCTAATGGAAAGTTATTACTTAACAAATTCTTACTAAAAAATTTAGTTTTCTACTGTTTAAGACACAATATATGAGGTATGATAGTTTTTTTACAATAACTATGCAGGTTGGTGTCGTATTGCAAAACCCTGCAATTCCATAGATATTTGCCGTTTATTATCCTGTTGAAGATAAGCATGGGCTGGAATGATTATGAACAAACTTTATCAACATTATGAAACTTCTTTTGAGTGATGTAGCTCTTTTTGCTAAAATAATCTATGTCAATTATCGAGGTATATATACAAAGGGCTTTTAAACTCATTTCAGGGACGGTATCTAAAAAAGATTGGCATGGAGTGAAATGGAATTTTCTTTGCCAGAGTGAGAAAATGAGATATATCCCTAAATATTTAAAAAGTGTGCTTTCTATCTAAGGAGTTTTTATGTTCAAGGATTTCAAAAAAATACCGTTTAAAATGCCAAAGAAGTTTTCCATCTGGCATATTATTATCACCTTTGGATTCTTTATCCTGCTGCAGATGTATTTGATGAATCCCGGAGTAAGGGATATCACGTACAGCGATTTTAAAAAGTTGATCAAAGAGGGAAATGTCCTGGAATGCCGTATTACCCATACGATGATTCGTGGCAAACTGAAAGAGATTGAACGTGGCACCACAAAAAATGCCATCTTCATTACAGCCCGCGTGGAAGACCCGGAGCTGGTAAAAGACCTGGAATCCATGGGTGTGAGGTATGCGGGGCATTATGAGAGTCCATGGTTCAGGACGTTCTTTTTCTCCTGGGTGATGCCACTATTAATCTTATTTGTGATCTGGCGCTTTGTTTTTAAACGGTTCGGTCCCGCCAGCAGTATCATGACCTTTGGCAAAAGTAAAGGGCGCCTCTATGCGCAGGAAGACCTGAATGTTACCTTTGACGACGTAGCGGGAATCGACGAGGCCAAGGAAGAGCTACAAGAGATTATTGAATTTTTGAAGACACCTGAAAAATTTCGCTCCCTGGGGGGGAAAATACCGAAGGGCGTTTTGCTCGTGGGCGCCCCCGGAACAGGGAAAACCCTCCTGGCGAAGGCTGTGGCTGGCGAGGCAGGAGTGCCCTTTTTTAATATGAGCGGTTCAGAATTTGTTGAGATGTTTGTCGGCGTAGGCGCTGCGCGGGTGAGGGATCTGTTTAATCAGGCGGATCAGAAAGCGCCATGTATTATCTTTATCGATGAACTTGATGCCCTTGGCAAGGCACGCGGCTCAAATCCTATGGGCGGACACGATGAGCGGGAACAGACATTAAACCAGTTGCTGGTGGAGATGGATGGATTTGATTCCAATAAAGGGGTAATTATCATGGGCGCCACCAATCGTCCCGAGATGTTAGATACCGCTCTTTTACGGCCAGGAAGGTTTGACCGTCAGGTGGTCGTTGACCGGCCCGATCTTCATGGTCGTGAAGCAATACTGAAAGTGCACGTAAAGGATGTAAAATTGGAAAAGGAGATTAATTTGCATTCCATTGCCGCCATGACACCGGGGTTTGTCGGCGCAGACCTTGCCAATCTCGTGAACGAAGCAGCCCTGCTTGCAGCGCGAAGAAATAAAAAGGCAGTGGGTATGCCGGAATTTGAAGAGGCGATTGACCGCCTTATGGCAGGCCTCGAGAAGAAGAAGCGCCTGATGAATAAGAAGGAAAAGGAGATCGTTGCCCATCACGAATCAGGCCACGCGCTGGTTGCGTGCTCGGTGCCGCATGCAGATCCCGTTCGCAAGATATCAATGATCCCCCGTGGCATCGGGGCGCTGGGATATACCTTGCAAAAACCGACCGAAGACCGATATCTTATGACCAGGACGGAACTTCTGGACCGGATAGCAATATTACTTGGAGGGAGGGTTGCAGAGGAAATTACTTTTAACGAAATATCGACAGGCGCACAGAACGATTTAGAAAAGGCCACAGAGATTGCCAAGTTGATGGTCAAGGAATACGGTATGAGCGATAAGATGGGTTTGGTGACCTTCGAGCAAGGCGACAGGCCGCTCTTTTTGGGCGGAGGATTTGCCGCCAGTAAGGAATATAGCGAGGAGACGGCACGGGAAATAGATTTGGAGATTAAGAAGATCATGGACGAATCGTTCCATCGTGTAAAAGCATTATTGACTGAAAAAAAGGAAATTTTACGGGGTATGGCAAAGACGCTTATGGAACAAGAGGTGATTGAGGGAGAAGAGCTGAAAAAACTCCTGGAGGAACTTCACAAGGCCAATGGAAAAAATGCGCCTGCTACACAGTCATCTTGAGTCTTTTTTGGAATAGCAACTGGATTTTATGATATTCTCGGGGAAATAAAGAATGGCGTTGAAGACATTTATCAGCAAATATAAGTATTGCGCTATTGGGATTTTGATTGCCATGAATTGCTCCGCGGTAACTGTTTTTAAACTGAACGGCCTCGCTTTCGGCCTGGTAGTTCTGGCCTTTTGCTGTACCCTGCAGTTTCTGATTAATGACGAAGAACCCGACAAATCGACCGAAAAGGAATTGGATGCCATTTCCGAAAGATTATTCCACAGGGTCATGAATATCGTTCCGGAGATTGTTTACGTCTCCATGTTTGACGGTTCTGTAAAATATATCAGCGATGGGATAGAAAAGCTGATAGGATACAAACCGGATGAAATTTACAAAACACGAAATTTGTTACTCCATCTGGTGCATCCCGATGATAAAGAAAAGGTGTCGAAACAGATACAAAACCTGCAAAATGGAAGTGAGGCAACGATAGAATATCGGTTATTAAAAAAAGACAGGACATATGTTTGGGTCTCCGATTATCTGAATACCATCAAAAATGAATGGGGCAATGTAACCCACTACAACGGCATTCTGGTTAATTTTGATGAGAGGAAAATAACCGATAAGAATTTGCAAAGCCTGAACGCCAGGATACACCAATTAAATGACATGGTCAATCATCATGCGGTGCGAGATAGCCTAACGAATATCTACAACAGGCGATATTCACTCGTAATCCTGCAGAATGAATTTAACCGGGCACGCGCACAAAATAAGGCATTGTCCTGTCTGCTGATGGATATCGACCATCTTGAACCGATCAACAATCGATATGGATATTTCATTGGAGATCGTATTATTACAGAAGTCTCAAAATGTCTCCAAAAACATATCAGATCATCTGATGTGGTCTCCCGGTTTGGGGAAGACG contains:
- a CDS encoding Kiwa anti-phage protein KwaB-like domain-containing protein yields the protein MSSTPKGKLKKMKSLDLDNASVFLWIIKRKLKDKKADYSVLNAEIENKLSEKLKKIVKEKFGSCNQLRDYSHLTEDQDDDVLTLNYKETDFPQIFLKIQKGSDNPKVEKTEDLFGTWAYVIEIKHDFQLLTFTKVPETWDLKKKKGLMNLIFIENKFKDLEDNSIFRIQRKIDFFCFEDIIFVLDKKKFETGLNFREGMKANRDEVLKDFEAFGIIDDIEKLRERVGENMKYLRKISMIKNNGYYKNEDFITRLIQVNMKEKWGLKIEANKIIITEDNFNDVLTILNNDRLKSPITEETFDVHVKRSLGRG
- a CDS encoding AAA family ATPase gives rise to the protein MKLKSLEISGFRGIRKDISIDLDSSRSILIYGDNGSGKSSIADAFEWFYYDKIEHLSSEEIGTKGVSALRNIFLSDSNDAYVELNYSDSKCDSRKRLFYKKSKLTSEYSNASQNFNDYLTTSLKENLILRYKDLLRFILSTKAEKLEEISQIIGFSEVSKIKGILKKAVNDLKKELKLKNFDYHINTKQAHIIEQIGQNITDDEQYLGAIRELVIHLNLPIEVKDNSSIDTILGLLKKPEDKEAVTLQISYEKVIENLSSFKVSFNSICTSYKAFYEKCQQIAQNQETFKKISLEPLLSQGLSILEKRLYEDDKCPLCLQDKSRDELIDELRKRIEELSIFKKEKDAAEEEKNLTQRLIQGGLTEIENVLKEKSLLLEENSALRREIEQIKETISTALEKIRKASLSEVELINKLEDFISLDITALQNSISALTSKKEKIITGKKDDIIFTVYSKIISVGQSYSEIKSYQKALKILTQQQQSMELIYNEFVKRQREGLCSFLESISKDINDLYLFMNVSENVSEIELIPIDENEEFVGITLQFKFHGKPESPPHKYLSESHLNCLGICLFLASVKAFNKLNKFIVLDDVISSFDTNHRARFARLLVEKFNDYQIFLFTHEKDWFEIVSNMVKGKNWLIKKLKWDHEDGVYIEVPLSALIEEIESKIKKPDVSGLGNLIRKYLERLLKEICFNLEVKVRFLFNEHNENRMANELLSELKSKLKDRKCELKDQTVFGRLNASMFLGNRTSHDSTFTESIDDMKMFYGDVLELEGLFRCDQCNNLISKKHYDAVENTVKCSCGKIKYSWKK
- a CDS encoding putative toxin-antitoxin system toxin component, PIN family, whose translation is MIQNLVLDTNILISGYLWDGKPRQAIRLVKSTDFRLLHCKDSITELVRVLSAKFQLSAPEIHAVVLDIKGMGKSIRVFSKECPIKEDLTDNVFINLAIDGNAKIIVSGDSHLLNLKEYKKIKIITVSEFLSRYS
- a CDS encoding DUF433 domain-containing protein; protein product: MPLAQKTKKHPYIVSLKTHCGGSPVIAGTKFPVRSVVFYILRQGMTPEELVKEFSHLTLSQVYDALSYYCENKEKIDKELAIKESDLRQK
- the ftsH gene encoding ATP-dependent zinc metalloprotease FtsH encodes the protein MFKDFKKIPFKMPKKFSIWHIIITFGFFILLQMYLMNPGVRDITYSDFKKLIKEGNVLECRITHTMIRGKLKEIERGTTKNAIFITARVEDPELVKDLESMGVRYAGHYESPWFRTFFFSWVMPLLILFVIWRFVFKRFGPASSIMTFGKSKGRLYAQEDLNVTFDDVAGIDEAKEELQEIIEFLKTPEKFRSLGGKIPKGVLLVGAPGTGKTLLAKAVAGEAGVPFFNMSGSEFVEMFVGVGAARVRDLFNQADQKAPCIIFIDELDALGKARGSNPMGGHDEREQTLNQLLVEMDGFDSNKGVIIMGATNRPEMLDTALLRPGRFDRQVVVDRPDLHGREAILKVHVKDVKLEKEINLHSIAAMTPGFVGADLANLVNEAALLAARRNKKAVGMPEFEEAIDRLMAGLEKKKRLMNKKEKEIVAHHESGHALVACSVPHADPVRKISMIPRGIGALGYTLQKPTEDRYLMTRTELLDRIAILLGGRVAEEITFNEISTGAQNDLEKATEIAKLMVKEYGMSDKMGLVTFEQGDRPLFLGGGFAASKEYSEETAREIDLEIKKIMDESFHRVKALLTEKKEILRGMAKTLMEQEVIEGEELKKLLEELHKANGKNAPATQSS
- a CDS encoding sensor domain-containing diguanylate cyclase, with the protein product MALKTFISKYKYCAIGILIAMNCSAVTVFKLNGLAFGLVVLAFCCTLQFLINDEEPDKSTEKELDAISERLFHRVMNIVPEIVYVSMFDGSVKYISDGIEKLIGYKPDEIYKTRNLLLHLVHPDDKEKVSKQIQNLQNGSEATIEYRLLKKDRTYVWVSDYLNTIKNEWGNVTHYNGILVNFDERKITDKNLQSLNARIHQLNDMVNHHAVRDSLTNIYNRRYSLVILQNEFNRARAQNKALSCLLMDIDHLEPINNRYGYFIGDRIITEVSKCLQKHIRSSDVVSRFGEDEFLIILPEIDSGELDRISGLLVNAVENCLVKDEEKNLNIDFRVTVGTSSVTTLTKNITDLIEQAGKALYAAKVSKKARSKGRPVAELKR